The genomic DNA ATGTCTTAGCACCAGAAGTGGCGACAGCGTATTTGCCCTCAGGAAGGgagttgatcatcttcctcacaCCAGGAAGGATTCGGACACTCATGTCAATCaaatcttcagcttcttcatcagcaaAAGGAGATTCGTCTTCTACGGCTACTTCAGATACTGATGTTTTGCTTAGTTTGAGACTCGTCAAATTTAAGGTGTCGGTGGTACTGAATTGGAATGAAGGATGTCGTGCAACGTCAGGAGTATTGCTATTGCTGACGGGTGTCATAGGAGCGATCGAAGACCGACGAGTGGAACCGCTGGTTATAGATGATTGTCTAGATCGAGCAGAGCTGAAAGATCCTTTTCGAGAATGAGGTGGGGTATCGGCAAAGGCAAGAATCGATCGTTCAAATTCTTCAAGCAAAAACACGTTAGTCAATCCGATCGTGATTCAGTACCGCAAAGTTAAGgaagactcactttcaaCCTCTCGCTCTACATGCTCCTTACGCAGACCTGGCACCAATTCCATCAGGTTATCACTAGCCCTTCGACCATGTGTGGCTCGGATAACCTCTTCTGGTTCGAGGTTGAgttcttcagctttggcaGTCCAAGCTGCTTCGACGGCAGCGATAGAGTCGGTCAAAGTACCATCCTAAAACCGAGGTCAGCAACGTCATCATACCTTGTGTCATCACAGTGTACTCACCATATCGAAGAGGACACCGTCAGCGGTGAAGATCGAAGCTTGTTTATACTGTTGTTCAGTGGACATGTTGGTTGAGTTGTATGTACGATATGATTGGTGATCGAATACTAACAGACGGTTTTACTTTATCGAGAAAgatattgattgaatgaataAGAAAAAAAGAGAGAGGCGACACAACAGACAGAGAGTCGGCTTATATACAGATCTGGACATGCTGAGTAGATACCGAAATGGAAAAAGCCAagacggtgatgatgaatttccCCCCACCCCTAAAAGCAAAAAGGCAAAGGATCGCGCAATGAACGAAAACGGAGCTCATGGGAAAAGGGACAGACAGCGATtaggatgatgctgatcgagTTTGGTTGTAAGGACCGAAAACATGCATACTGATTGGCACGGAAAAAGCACAACAGAGTGGGTGAAAGGTGGTATCGGATtaagaagagatcaaagggTCTTGGACTCGGACTAATCTAAAATGTCTCATGCGTGTGAGAACATGTCAATTTAAACCAGGGTAAAACAATACTCAACGCGTCATCTCAATCAACAGAGTCCCTAATTCCCTAGTTCCCTAGTTCTCTCATCACATTCCTCTGGTCCCTCTGCTGTTATGTTCCTCACTTGATGATGCTACAGCTAAACCCGAGGTTGCCGCAAGCGCTCCACTCGATTTTCAATGCATATACTGTAATATAGCATTATGAGAGTTGTGCCACCGCGTCATTGATTCCAGATGGGCTAGACTATGCCATGACAGTCAGTCACCGCCGGCAAATTCTCTGTCATACAACACTGATGTTGGTATAGTAGGTCTGACTAGTGTCTATGATCACGCATCatggacatgaacatcaCGTCTGACGTTAGTGTGCGAAGATAAGTAAGAGACTGTAACTTGTTTGATCCGTGATTGAAGGCGCATCAGAGAGGAACGAGGGGGCCAACAGATAACCTTGGAACCGGATGAAACAACCAAGCATTAAGGGTGAAAAGAAAAGGGGGCACCTCTATTGAAAATGCATTAAAAATCACAGTAATCGTTTGAACGCAGAGAGACCACCAAAAGCACCGAAGGGGACTCCGCGTACCCCCCGGCCAGTCGAACAAGGGTTCTATCTATCTCCTCTGGTTGCTCCGTGAAGAAAGCGAGTGGATGTCAAACCAGAGGTTGTGCTGTGTGGTAGCATGATGTATGGAACCAGATAAACAACCCCAAAACGTGAAAATGATTTTCTTAGTCCAAAGCTAAACCGACAACaaccaaaaaaaaacacAAAAATTGAGAAAACCTTACTTTCCCACGTTGCGGCTTTTCCGGTATAACTCCGAGTCGGCAGCACCATGTGGCCAAACCTACCGCCACTCGAGACTTAGGTCGGTGTTATTTATGCAAGTCGTATGAATCTAGTTTCAGGAGATGAGGGGAACCACGATAAACCGCCGGCATCAGAGATATGGTGAGGTGTCATTTAGGCACGCCTTAGCATCGGATAGGTGTGCGTCTTTATTGGGAATAAGAGTTCTGTACGGTCTTTGACTCATTTTTCCCATATTTCGCATATTTCACATTCCCACGTTCACTCCACCTCGACTCGTCCACCCAACCACCCACTcactcctttctctctcttccttctatctcattccatctcccttcactcttcatcttcaatcttcttcctcctcttttcAACAACTTCTCAGTCAACACAAATAACAAACCACAAAATCAAAATGGCCGTCAAAGTAGGAATCAACGGTTTCGGTGCGTATCTGTTTGCCCCTTCTTGACTACCATAAATAAGCcttatctcccttcttctgTCTTATATCCCCTTTTCCGGACTGCAGCATGCATGCCTGAGCGGGCCACTCCCGTACACGCATCTATGCTTCACTTGCTGTATTCCCTCATCGGCAAAAATATCTCATATCGATCCAAACTGACTAATGGTATCGTTTGATGGTTTCCAGGTCGAATCGGTCGAATCGTTCTTAGGTATGCTTTGAACTGGAGCACCGTCGATCGGTCCTCCACCGCTGACTATCTTCACTCTTCACAAATAGAAATGCTATCGAACACGGCGATATCGAAGTTGTTGCCGTTAACGAGTAAGCATCTTGAGATACCTCACTGGTCTTTTACCGCACGTTTGTGCTGATCCATATGTGTCGTCATAGTCCcttcatcgatcttgaataCATGGTATGTTCCATTCGCATCGCTTGATCAGATCTTGACATACTCATTGATGCTCGTGTACTCAGGTCTACATGTTCAAGTACGACTCTGTGAGTCCATGTCTGTTTCCCTCTCGTACGTATCTGCTGACTAATCAATGGTGTGTTCTAGACCCACGGTCGATTCAAGGGAACTGTCGAGACCAAAGAAGGTAAACTCTTCATCAACGACAAGCCCATCTCTGTTTTCGGTGAGCGAGACCCTACCGCCATTAAATGGGGTGAGGCCGGTGCCGATTACGTTGTCGAATCAACCGGTgtcttcaccaccatcgaCAAGGCTAGTGCCCATCTCAAAGGTGGTGCCAAGAAGGTCATCATCTCTGCCCCTTCGGCTGATGCCCCTATGTAAGTTGACAAACATCACCAGCGAAAGTCCCTCACTTGTATGGTATACTTATCACACTTCGATTCCAGGTTCGTATGTGGTGTAAACCTCGAGCAATACAAGCCTGAGTACCAAGTTATCTCCAACGCTTCTTGTACCACCAACTGTCTCGCTCCTCTCGCCAAGGTCATCCACGACAACGTAAGTCAATCTTTCGGCATCGCTCATACTTCTGGGCTGACTCATAGATAAATAGTTCACCATCGTTGAAGGTCTCATGACTACCGTTCACGCCACCACTGCTACCCAAAAGACTGTCGATGGTCCATCCAACAGTGAGTGCCCCATCTCCAAACGTCTCAGAACGGTTCCTGATGCTCGTTGCCTTTATCACTACAGAGGACTGgagaggtggtcgaggtgcTGCCGCCAACATCATCCCCTCTTCCACTGGTGCTGCTAAAGTGAGCTACGCTAGGTTTCTTTCACATTACAAAGCTTACTCGTTTTCTTCGCTAGGCCGTCGGAAAGGTCATTCCTGATCTTAACGGTAAACTCACTGGTATGGCTTTCCGAGTCCCTACCTCTGATGTCTCCGTCGTCGACCTTGTCGCCCGAATTGAGAAGGGTGCCTCTTACGATGAAATCAAGGCTGTCATCAAGAAGGCTTCTGAAAGTCCTGAACTTAAGGGTATCTTAGGGTATGTCTTGTTTAATCGCCCTTTCACAGTCGTCCTCGTCAACAGCGAGCTGACATTTCTTCATTGTAGTTACACTGAAGACGAGGTCGTTTCTACTGACTTCACTGGATCAACCGAGTCCTCCATCTTCGATGCTAAAGCTGGTATCGCTTTGAACAAGAACTTCGTCAAGCTTGTCAGCTGGGTGAGTAACAATCCATTTTCGTGATATTCCTGTAGTAGAGTGATGCTGACTTTACTATCACAAATCTAGTACGACAACGAGTACGGTTACTCTCGACGAGTCTGTGACCTTGTCGCTTACATTGCCGGTGTCGATGCTAAAGCTCAATAAGCGGTGGATGTGAAAGCGGCTGGGCAGTAATTAGAACGTTAGTTTTGTGGTAAAATGAAATTAATTGTTAATTGAAAATCAGCCATGTTCACTCGGTTCCTGTTAACCTCTTCGGACTGTCTCTGTTTCTTGACACGGATCCTCATGCTGATCTGACTTCACTGAGTCGTGTACCCATTCTGCAAACTAATTTGCACTGGCCTATGACAATTTACTAAAgtcctcttcgtcattgTGGGTTTTGTCATTGGCCATGACAACCGTCAGTGTTGACAGATTTTTCGATGGTTTCATCTGTAAACACATCATTCTGTATCTGGTCGCACGCGCATCTACAATGCTCTGTCCATGTGAAAGGAGACAGAATGGCCGAATAGCCAAAAGCACTCTGCACATCGTGCTCCTGCTTCTCCGCAAATCCTGTCTTAGGAAAATATTGTATGACTTCTGAATCCCATCCTCGATGGGATCGTCTGGTAAGCGAAATCTGAAATCATCCTAAAATCACGTGGCAGTTGGATCTCTAAGAAGGGAGACAAAGACATCGCTTATCGTGCCCACGGTAACATCGAGATCCACTCATCGAGGAACAGCATGAGTGATAGGAGACAAGtacggaagaagatgcgCCGGAAAAACAAGAGCTAGGAATCGGATAGTATGAAGGGCTAGACGTTTCCGAGCAATGACTTCCCGTATGTTATGAAAGTTTCATTGGATATTTACTTGAGGATGTTTATTGCGCGGCGAGGCGTCTCTGTGGTGACTGCAATCAGAGACGTGTCCAGTATGCGATGAAGCGATCTCTTACCAACTCTCCATAGTGGCGATCGAAGGAAAGGCAACATGAACAATGGCGATCATCTACAGTGAAAAAATTCTTCCATACTTGACAAGTCAACGACCTTATCGTCGACTGACTTAGTACGGGTTGTCTACGGCACTAGCTGATTCAGCGTGTACAGCTGCTTTAATCTTGTGAATGACAGGGTCACTGGCAAGAACTCTCGCCTCGTTCACCCACATATTTTATGATTTTCTCGGCTGACCAGTTCGATCCCGTCGAGTGATACCTCCGTGCCGGAACTATCGTATGGTATAGCACACTTTCCTCGCTGTGAGAACCCATCATTACatggattgattgaatcACATACCATGCATAGCCTAATGATAGGGTCAGGTAGCCCTGATGGGACGGCACAGGGCTCCGGGAATATATCGTTGAAAAAGTGTCCCAGAACGTTCTTTCTCTACAAAGGACCTTTGTGATCTACAGTTGTGCGTCGATGCAGCGAGATGTCGTCAGCTGATAGGTTGGATTGCGATTGTAGCTGAATCGGATTAGGTCCGCTGTATCTCAACTTGTCCCTTCTCTGACTTCGAAACATGAGGAAGCCACAGTAATAAGCTAATCCCAAGGCAGCTGCCAAGACTGCCAGGGTAACGACAGCTCCGATCCATCCCGCTGCAAGCTACGCCATTTGAGCTTTTTAGTCGACCTTGAGTCATAGGACGTCGGAAAGACAGAACTCACTGGACTGACTTTGCCACCAGtggaagcagaagaagtgACAGTCACAGTAGCGGCTGCGCCGTCTGTCGAGGAGGCATCCGAGTCGCTCCCTATCAAAGAAGAGTTAACTCCGAGAGGACCGCCCGAGCGTAAGACCAGGTCGTCTACTCACAAGTTGTACTGGTATTTGTGCATGAGTACGGTGGTGCCTCATAATTATGGGCTGAGATCAGCTCTATGTCCGCGCACTGATACAATTTGGAACCGGCTGTGTATATAGGTCTTGACATGATTAACATCGAAACACAACAGCACAGGACACAATACCGCTTACAATTCGCCTCTAGGGCGTAAGCCACTTGTAGAGTGATCTTGTCGCCCAGCATCAGACCAAGGTCCGCTGAGAATCAACGTCAATCGCAAAGATTAACCCGTCGTCCGACCCAAAGACTCACTGAAATCCGGCAGAGGAATACACATATCGCCGGTGGTCAGACCTGTCATCGCCATGCCCAAGTTATCGAAATCTGTTTGTTCTGTTGGGTCTTCTGAATTGGCGAAATTCAGCTGGATATTCTCGACCTTCGCTTGCGACAGCAGCCACAGATTACCTCCGTCTAGTCGTATTTCCAAATCAGTTTGTTCATTGAGCTGGGCCGATAAAATCAAGACTCACTCAACGGGACATAGTCCCTTGTCGCACTTACGGCGGCAACTCCACATGGTCGGGTGCCCGCTGTGGTCGCATTATAGGTTCTAGGAGTGGGATACTGCAATATTTCAGCTGTGACAGACTCTATGAAGGAGGCGCCGGAGACTCACTATGAAGCCCAAAGCACCTGGGGACGGATATGTATCTCTTCGTATCATATGTGCCATTGCTAGTGTTGATGACAACGTCGTTGtggcaatgatgatgacaagcAAGTTGCTATTCGACTTTCATGCAATAAATTGGTTATCTGGAATCTCGAGAATAAAAAGACGGCTGATAGATattgtagatgtagatgcatTTCTGTAGATGCATAAGAAATTTACCGATTCGTACATGGCTTGcctacatcatcattttgCGATCTCGAGCTATGAAAGTTCAGGCCGAAGCCAGAGACGGCCGATTTTATCTGATAACATTGGCCGGATCGACGCCGGCTGTAGCTAGGGCAACAGCTAGAACATGGGCGTACTAGTCATGATATGCCCTGGTAGCGAGAAGCCCGCATAGGCATGGAATCCACGCCATTCGGAAAATCGCGGACATCCGCTTAACTCGCATAGAGCACATAAAGTGCGAAAGAGAGAAGGGGCACGCTACTCAGGTTGTCGGAAGGCAAAGCTTCTTGAGAAAGAGTTGAGCTGCGGGAATCAAAAATTTCCGAGATGGACCATCGTTTAAACTAGACACCGCAAGGGCTTCGGCCGCCAAATCACGCTGGCCGTTGATCCCAACCCTGGTGGAACGTTCCCAGCCCCAGAAACCTTTGAGGAATTATCTGATAAGGCAAGTAAATTGAATTTTTGACATGTTCGCACTTTTGTAGAATCTTTTTGGACTGTTGGCGACGAAGAGGCGGATGTAGGCGTTGCCACGTCCGAGGAACGCCAAGAGTATCAATCTATTTTTGCGAGTCGCTCGGCCGACCTCACCAGTGACCTCGTCTATCTCATCAGGATACGATATGCTCAAAGCTTTGGCTATTACCGTATACAACGATGGACATAGCACTTCCTTTGCTCGGCCGGTGTCCTCTGTCCACCTCTGCGTTGCTCGAGAAAAAGCTTGAAAGAAGACGTATAAATAATCCCACTCGCTCCATTCCCCTTTTTTCGATTCCAACATCTCATTTTTAAATCGCCACATAGACGGTTCCGTCGAAACATTTTCTCGCAATGAAGGtcactctctctctcgctGCAGTCGCTGGACTCTCGGTTGTCTTGGCTCAGAAGTAAGCtattcccttccttcctccctcaAACTGACCAGTCCAAAACTGACTTGTATTCCAGCGCCACTACTTTGAGCACTTACCAGCAATCCTGCGTTGACTCTACCCTTGCTGCCAATGGTACCTGTGGATCGACCTAGTGAGTCGTGATGATCATAATGATTCTCAGTGCCTGCTTTTGCTGATGTGCATGCCCAGTACTGCTTGTGCTTGTGACAACACATTCGTCCAAAACGTCAAGATCTGTCTCTACCAGTGAGTGATGCGTTGCCAAGGGCTCTGCAAATACCGTGCTCACCAGATCGTTCCATCAGAGGATCATGCTCTTCCGACGTAGCCACTTGGTTCGATACTGCGACCGCAGCCTGTGATGCTTCTGGACAAGAGGCGAACTACACTTCCACGCACTCCGAAAACTACACTTATTCTGAATCCGGGGGCTCAAGTTCGACCGCCCCTGTCTCCTCAGCGGCCGCTGCAACTTCAGCCGCCGCCTCTGCCGCCGCCTCTTCATCAGGAAGCTCAAGTGGCGCACCTCAACAGTACGGTGCTGTTGGGACTGCTGCATTGACCTTGGTCGGTGTGGTCGTGGGCACTGCCATGTTGTTTTAAGTGTCTATGTACACGATTGGGCAATGTGTCCGCGTCATTCCTCCCATATATACTGTGCTTGAAATGATATACACTCTTATAAATAATATCGACATAGAATAATACTGGCGTTCCCTTTGAGGGAGAAATACTATGCATCGGGTTCGCTGATGAGGAAAGCGAGAGGAATCATGGAGGGCCCAGAGCAGCGGAACAAGTATGAAAGAATGATATGCTTGGCTTGCTCGTATCAAAAGTACTCAGTCCATACGATTCGCTGCACCTGCCAAAAGTAGAGCTATCTGCCCAACTCGCTGTACATAGTGCATCGGCATACTCGACATTCAATTTTTACCTATAGTGCCactttctctcctcatcaactCCCAACCCCAGTTGTGACACTTACAGACTAGACACTGCCGTTCCAAGCCCACTGGCAGATAGAtatgaaagaggagaaccAATATACATAGGATGTAGCGAAAGTAAAATCCAATGGCAAGAATTTCCTTGGTAAGGAAGACATAAGTACTGGAACCGAGACATGTTAGAAATCTTAGATTATCAGCCTTCGGCTGATCCCGCATTCATATAAGTTATGCTTTACTATAACTTATTCCAACTTATACCACTAACTTCTGCAACACTCTGATTGCTTGATAATCTACTAGATACTTCTTCGAAGGTGTACGTGAACACCTTCCTCAACTACCTTTTCTTATTGTTTACTGCATACATACACCGCTTGGCATAGGCCGTTCATATACAACCACCCCGTCCTGCTTCAAGGGAGCCACGCATCCCAGGctttcatcagcttgaggGTGTCATCCCGGTAGTTCACCAGAATTACGAATCAAGACCTAACTTCACAACAACCAGTGGATCAC from Kwoniella mangroviensis CBS 8507 chromosome 1 map unlocalized Ctg02, whole genome shotgun sequence includes the following:
- a CDS encoding glyceraldehyde-3-phosphate dehydrogenase, which translates into the protein MAVKVGINGFGRIGRIVLRNAIEHGDIEVVAVNDPFIDLEYMVYMFKYDSTHGRFKGTVETKEGKLFINDKPISVFGERDPTAIKWGEAGADYVVESTGVFTTIDKASAHLKGGAKKVIISAPSADAPMFVCGVNLEQYKPEYQVISNASCTTNCLAPLAKVIHDNFTIVEGLMTTVHATTATQKTVDGPSNKDWRGGRGAAANIIPSSTGAAKAVGKVIPDLNGKLTGMAFRVPTSDVSVVDLVARIEKGASYDEIKAVIKKASESPELKGILGYTEDEVVSTDFTGSTESSIFDAKAGIALNKNFVKLVSWYDNEYGYSRRVCDLVAYIAGVDAKAQ